One genomic region from Limnochordia bacterium encodes:
- the flgL gene encoding flagellar hook-associated protein FlgL → MRITNQMMVNNFVANLHNNLRELDRYYQQLATGKRFQRPSDDPSGVTRSMTLKAKLAENAQYEKNINEALAIFEASETALANVSSVLDRARDLAIKGNTPLTPTDRQAIAAEVTGLIEQLVSAGNVSSGTKYAFAGKKVATLPFQSAGDEIQFLGTNDVPEFEISPYVRIEVGLSGQDVFFIDQDTSLFDVLKALEDALVSNPEKLDECIGTLDKSIDHTLRYRAEVGAKYNHLSSVKERLKETELNLKSLLSNNEDTDVAEAIMQAKTKENVYTASLATGARIIQPSLIDFLR, encoded by the coding sequence ATGCGCATTACAAACCAGATGATGGTGAATAACTTCGTTGCGAACCTACACAATAATCTGAGGGAGCTAGATAGGTATTACCAGCAATTGGCCACCGGCAAGAGATTTCAAAGGCCCTCAGACGATCCGAGTGGTGTAACCCGTAGTATGACCCTAAAGGCAAAACTTGCTGAGAATGCCCAGTATGAGAAGAATATTAACGAGGCCCTAGCTATCTTTGAGGCGAGCGAGACCGCGTTAGCCAATGTGAGTTCCGTGCTCGATCGGGCCCGAGATCTAGCGATCAAGGGTAACACTCCCTTAACACCCACCGATCGGCAAGCGATTGCCGCTGAAGTTACCGGCCTTATTGAACAGCTTGTCTCAGCGGGAAATGTATCCTCTGGTACCAAGTATGCCTTTGCGGGCAAAAAGGTGGCTACCTTACCTTTCCAGTCTGCAGGTGATGAGATCCAATTCCTAGGAACAAATGATGTTCCCGAATTTGAAATTAGTCCTTATGTGCGTATTGAAGTAGGTCTATCCGGTCAGGATGTCTTCTTCATTGATCAAGACACGTCTTTATTTGATGTACTCAAAGCCCTAGAAGATGCGTTAGTATCCAATCCGGAGAAACTAGATGAGTGTATCGGGACCCTAGATAAATCCATCGATCACACCTTACGCTACCGAGCTGAAGTAGGCGCGAAGTATAATCACTTGAGTAGTGTTAAAGAGCGGCTCAAAGAGACAGAGCTAAACCTGAAGTCATTACTGTCGAACAACGAGGACACAGACGTTGCTGAAGCGATCATGCAGGCCAAAACCAAGGAAAATGTTTATACCGCGTCACTAGCAACTGGGGCCCGGATTATTCAGCCCTCGTTAATAGACTTCCTACGGTAG
- the flgK gene encoding flagellar hook-associated protein FlgK gives MSLFNGLEIAKRSMQVQRNQLNIANHNIANDGSVGYSRQEGIQVSSFVTKTTKGVVGNGVVMSHIQRARNPFYDAQYRQESQNLGYWDVHRMSIEQIEFIMNEPGKTGIDQAITEFRKALHDLTTNPQSSAVRASLQQQGKALTEVISHVYRQVEDLKNQIHSEIDITVREVNGIADEIAALNRQISKLVTTSRNANDLLDRRDLLLDQLSFLVDYEYSIEPNNSMTITIGGKVLVTDNQANHISALTTDENSSIVWEDSSSVDLKAGGLQALLDMDHKTIPEYLDALDKLATGLITGLNEVHRTGYGLDGSTGLDLFTGTGAGDIQLAPEIAADYNKIAASDTADEEGNAGNALLLLEKMDARIIDGGKANYQEYFTALIAGLGVEARHAENMTTNQTMLVRQLGNLRYSTSGVSLDEEVANIIKYQHAFNASARVVSVIDEMLTTLIERTGR, from the coding sequence ATGAGTCTGTTTAACGGATTAGAAATTGCCAAAAGAAGCATGCAGGTACAAAGGAACCAGCTGAATATAGCTAATCATAATATCGCCAATGATGGTAGCGTAGGATACTCTCGCCAGGAGGGAATCCAGGTTAGTTCCTTTGTCACTAAGACTACCAAAGGTGTTGTAGGTAACGGTGTGGTAATGAGCCACATCCAACGGGCGCGAAACCCCTTCTACGACGCCCAGTACCGGCAGGAGAGTCAAAACCTTGGCTACTGGGACGTGCACCGCATGTCCATTGAACAAATCGAGTTCATCATGAATGAGCCAGGTAAGACCGGAATCGATCAAGCGATTACCGAGTTCAGGAAGGCCCTGCATGATTTGACGACTAACCCCCAAAGCTCTGCTGTACGGGCCAGTCTCCAACAACAAGGCAAGGCACTTACAGAGGTTATCTCGCATGTGTACCGCCAGGTGGAAGATCTAAAGAACCAGATTCATTCGGAAATAGATATCACCGTCAGGGAAGTAAACGGTATTGCCGATGAGATCGCCGCCCTCAACCGACAGATCTCAAAGCTAGTTACCACTAGCAGAAATGCTAATGATCTACTAGACCGGCGGGATCTACTCCTCGACCAGTTGTCATTCCTTGTAGACTATGAATACTCCATTGAGCCCAACAACAGTATGACGATCACCATTGGCGGCAAGGTGTTGGTGACTGACAATCAAGCTAATCATATCAGTGCTCTAACCACCGATGAAAATAGCAGTATCGTTTGGGAAGACAGCAGTTCCGTGGATCTAAAAGCAGGTGGATTACAAGCATTACTAGATATGGATCATAAGACTATCCCTGAATACCTCGATGCCCTGGATAAACTAGCCACAGGCTTGATCACCGGGTTAAACGAGGTACACCGGACTGGTTACGGTCTTGATGGCAGTACGGGGTTAGATCTCTTCACCGGAACTGGTGCTGGAGACATCCAGCTTGCCCCAGAGATAGCTGCTGATTACAACAAGATCGCTGCAAGTGACACCGCTGATGAAGAAGGAAACGCCGGAAATGCTCTGTTGCTCCTTGAGAAAATGGATGCCCGGATTATTGACGGCGGAAAGGCCAACTACCAGGAATACTTCACTGCTCTGATTGCCGGCCTAGGTGTTGAGGCCCGACATGCGGAGAACATGACGACCAATCAGACCATGCTGGTTAGACAACTAGGGAACCTGCGCTACAGCACCTCGGGAGTATCCTTGGATGAAGAGGTGGCAAATATTATCAAGTACCAGCATGCCTTTAACGCATCTGCCCGGGTTGTAAGCGTAATCGATGAGATGCTTACCACCCTAATCGAGCGGACCGGTAGATAG
- a CDS encoding DUF6470 family protein → MSIGELRQLRIDITASEIDISYRLDRIQVDITEPLADIGLKGVQRLNRELSQRARQAVDEGIAKTARQGDRHRKEITSKAAVLLEPPAKRSTAINVDTAPKHPPALSVQSGWFQLASIPGSVNIELVYQKTTKHSTSRAIDVYT, encoded by the coding sequence ATGTCCATCGGTGAGCTAAGGCAACTTAGAATTGACATTACAGCAAGCGAAATAGATATTAGTTACCGTTTGGATCGGATCCAAGTAGACATCACGGAGCCCCTTGCGGATATTGGGCTAAAAGGTGTCCAGAGATTAAACCGAGAGTTGAGCCAAAGGGCTCGTCAAGCAGTCGACGAAGGTATCGCCAAAACAGCACGACAAGGGGATCGACATCGAAAGGAAATCACGTCTAAGGCAGCCGTTCTGCTAGAACCTCCTGCAAAGAGAAGTACTGCCATTAACGTCGATACTGCACCAAAGCATCCCCCGGCACTATCCGTTCAATCTGGCTGGTTCCAACTAGCCAGTATCCCAGGTTCAGTGAACATTGAACTAGTTTACCAAAAAACTACGAAGCATTCCACAAGTCGCGCTATTGACGTATATACTTAA